A stretch of the Panthera uncia isolate 11264 chromosome D1, Puncia_PCG_1.0, whole genome shotgun sequence genome encodes the following:
- the PHLDA2 gene encoding pleckstrin homology-like domain family A member 2 gives MRTPGEVLREGELEKRSDSLFQLWKKKRGVLTPDRLRLFPAGPGARAKELRFHSILKVDCVERTGKYVYFTIVTTDRKEIDFRCAGESCWNAAITLALIDFQNRRALQDFRSRQERAAPAAPPESRPARAP, from the coding sequence atgaGGACGCCCGGCGAGGTGCTGCGCGAGGGCGAGCTGGAGAAGCGCAGCGACAGCCTGTTCCAGCTGTGGAAGAAGAAGCGCGGCGTGCTCACCCCCGACCGCCTGCGCCTGTTCCCCGCCGGGCCGGGCGCGCGCGCCAAGGAGCTGCGCTTCCACTCCATCCTCAAGGTGGACTGCGTGGAGCGCACCGGCAAGTACGTCTACTTCACCATCGTCACCACCGACCGCAAGGAGATCGACTTCCGCTGCGCGGGCGAGAGCTGCTGGAACGCGGCCATCACGCTGGCGCTCATCGACTTCCAGAACCGCCGCGCCCTGCAGGACTTCCGCAGCCGCCAGGAGCGCGCCGCGCCCGCCGCGCCCCCCGAGTCCCGGCCGGCCCGCGCGCCCTGA